One segment of Marvinbryantia formatexigens DSM 14469 DNA contains the following:
- the kdpB gene encoding potassium-transporting ATPase subunit KdpB translates to MSKQQKSALADRKMVGRAIKDSFIKLKPKTQAKNPVMFLVFVSAILTTVLWIVSLFGMKDAPSGYTFAISVILWFTVLFANFAEAIAEGRGKAQADALRASRRDVEAHKIPSQKEKDCITAVPSAKLKKGDIVIVKAGEQIPADGEVIEGAASVDESAITGESAPVIREAGGDRSAVTGGTLLLSDWIVVKVTSEAGESFLDKMIAMVEGAARKKTPNEIALQIFLVALSIIFILVTMSLYTYSLFSARLAGIENPTSVTTLVALLVCLAPTTIGALLSAIGIAGMSRLNQANVLAMSGRAIEAAGDVDILMLDKTGTITLGNRQAAEFLPVKGVDVRELADAAQLSSLADETPEGRSVVVLAKEKFGIRERSLQDKNMKFIPFTAATRMSGVDFDGNEIRKGAAEAMQAYVTKAGGTYSEECDRIVRDVASKGGTPLVVAKNHRILGVVYLKDIIKQGVKEKFADLRKMGIKTVMITGDNPITAAAIAAEAGVDDFLAQATPEGKLDMIRTLQAQGHLVAMTGDGTNDAPALAQADVAVAMNTGTQAAKEAGNMVDLDSSPTKLIDVVRIGKQLLMTRGSLTTFSIANDVAKYFAIIPALFVGLYPGLSALNIMGLHSPQSAVLSAIIYNALIIIALIPLALRGVKYREVSAGKLLSRNLLVYGLGGLAAPFIFIKLIDVLLTAAHLV, encoded by the coding sequence ATGAGTAAGCAACAAAAAAGCGCTCTCGCTGACCGGAAAATGGTGGGCAGAGCCATTAAAGATTCTTTTATAAAGCTGAAACCGAAGACCCAGGCAAAAAATCCGGTCATGTTTCTGGTATTTGTCTCAGCGATACTGACAACGGTGCTGTGGATTGTCTCGCTTTTCGGGATGAAGGATGCACCCAGCGGCTATACCTTTGCGATTTCCGTGATACTGTGGTTTACCGTATTATTTGCCAACTTTGCGGAAGCCATCGCGGAGGGCAGGGGCAAGGCGCAGGCGGATGCGCTGAGAGCCTCCCGCCGGGATGTGGAAGCGCATAAGATTCCATCGCAGAAGGAGAAAGATTGCATCACCGCGGTTCCGTCCGCAAAGCTGAAAAAAGGCGATATTGTGATAGTGAAAGCCGGAGAGCAGATTCCGGCGGACGGCGAGGTCATCGAAGGAGCCGCTTCCGTGGATGAGAGTGCCATTACCGGCGAATCGGCGCCCGTTATCCGCGAGGCAGGCGGGGACCGCAGCGCCGTTACCGGCGGTACGCTGCTTTTGTCAGACTGGATCGTGGTAAAAGTAACCAGTGAGGCGGGCGAAAGCTTTCTGGATAAGATGATTGCGATGGTCGAGGGCGCGGCAAGGAAAAAGACGCCCAACGAGATTGCCCTGCAGATTTTTCTGGTGGCGCTGTCCATTATCTTTATCCTGGTTACGATGTCGCTTTATACGTATTCGCTTTTTTCCGCAAGGCTGGCGGGAATTGAAAATCCGACCTCTGTAACAACGCTGGTCGCTCTGCTGGTGTGCCTGGCGCCGACGACCATCGGCGCGCTGCTTTCCGCCATCGGAATTGCGGGCATGTCGCGGCTGAACCAGGCAAATGTGCTGGCGATGAGCGGAAGAGCGATTGAAGCCGCCGGCGACGTGGATATTCTGATGCTGGATAAAACCGGAACGATTACCCTTGGAAACCGGCAGGCGGCGGAATTTCTTCCGGTGAAGGGCGTGGACGTCCGGGAGCTGGCGGATGCCGCCCAGCTCTCATCCCTGGCGGATGAGACGCCGGAGGGACGCAGCGTGGTCGTGCTTGCAAAAGAAAAATTCGGTATCCGTGAAAGAAGCCTGCAGGATAAAAATATGAAGTTTATTCCCTTCACGGCGGCAACCCGCATGAGCGGCGTCGACTTTGACGGCAATGAAATCCGTAAGGGAGCTGCGGAGGCGATGCAGGCGTATGTGACAAAGGCGGGCGGCACGTATTCTGAAGAATGCGACAGAATAGTGCGGGACGTTGCCTCCAAAGGCGGCACGCCGCTGGTCGTGGCAAAGAATCACCGGATTCTCGGCGTGGTTTACCTGAAGGATATCATCAAGCAGGGCGTAAAGGAAAAGTTTGCCGATTTGCGGAAGATGGGCATCAAAACCGTCATGATTACCGGCGACAACCCGATAACAGCGGCGGCTATCGCAGCGGAGGCGGGCGTGGACGATTTCCTGGCGCAGGCAACGCCGGAGGGAAAGCTGGACATGATTCGCACGCTGCAGGCGCAGGGACATCTGGTGGCGATGACCGGGGACGGAACGAACGACGCGCCGGCGCTGGCGCAGGCAGATGTGGCGGTAGCCATGAATACCGGCACCCAGGCGGCAAAGGAAGCGGGCAACATGGTGGACCTGGATTCTTCGCCGACAAAGCTGATCGACGTCGTGCGGATAGGAAAGCAGCTTCTGATGACGAGAGGCAGTCTGACGACCTTCTCGATTGCAAACGATGTGGCAAAGTATTTCGCTATCATACCGGCGCTGTTCGTGGGACTGTATCCGGGACTTTCCGCGCTGAACATCATGGGGCTGCATTCTCCGCAGAGCGCGGTGCTCTCGGCAATCATCTACAATGCGCTGATTATTATCGCGCTGATTCCGCTGGCGCTGAGGGGCGTAAAATACCGCGAGGTATCCGCCGGAAAGCTGCTGTCCAGGAATCTGCTCGTCTATGGCCTTGGCGGTCTGGCGGCGCCGTTCATCTTTATCAAGCTGATTGACGTTCTGCTGACGGCTGCCCATCTGGTATAA